The following proteins are co-located in the Pseudomonadota bacterium genome:
- a CDS encoding divalent-cation tolerance protein CutA — protein sequence MPESTVAPRVTSEQGGHRLVYVTAPNRDTALALGRSLVQQRLAACANVLEPMTSIYWWHGQLEEDTEAVLIAKTPAERVAALIEHLEAAHPYECPCIVALPIMQGFAPYLRWLEAETSC from the coding sequence ATGCCGGAATCGACGGTAGCGCCGCGGGTCACGTCCGAGCAAGGGGGGCATCGCCTGGTGTACGTCACAGCTCCGAACCGGGACACTGCTTTGGCGCTCGGACGCAGTCTGGTGCAGCAGCGCCTTGCGGCGTGCGCCAACGTACTCGAACCGATGACGTCCATCTACTGGTGGCACGGGCAGCTTGAAGAAGATACGGAGGCGGTCCTCATCGCGAAGACGCCCGCGGAGCGGGTCGCAGCACTGATAGAGCACCTCGAGGCGGCGCACCCGTACGAGTGCCCGTGCATCGTTGCACTTCCTATTATGCAAGGGTTCGCACCTTACCTGCGCTGGCTGGAGGCCGAAACGTCCTGCTGA